One part of the Burkholderiales bacterium genome encodes these proteins:
- a CDS encoding glycogen debranching enzyme N-terminal domain-containing protein, producing the protein MKTTSVKTIESASIRFGREICGDLAQAERREWWLANGLGAYAAGTIAGTLTRRYHGLLIAPVNPPLGRHLLFAKAEATLSDGVNTWPLSSNRWAGGAIAPRGYLHIESFHLDGRMPVWRYAIGDSIVEQRIWMEPGANTTYVAFRSEGRRGLRLQLKLLVNARDHHGNAQPWQFNPVIEADGRALRVLHPNWFALHFRAHGGALASSEQGSRLRDANVRESSAAPPARVASAVSSSSDDRTPVSDSGGAFTTTHDWFENFDLALEQERGLPASDAHLCVGVIDFDLQPGVWIGISASPDKPASNYLEEAMRRFRNHDAGLLRRAKVLLPEWLSAPARLDQLLLASDTFLFARPLPNVPAGESIIAGYPWFGDWGRDTMIALPGLTLATGRFESALNILQTFARFVDRGMLPNVFPGAGDKPEYNTVDAALWYVEAWRAYVAATADRAALREVFGVLESIIRAHRDGTRYGIGMDSDGLLRAGETGVQLTWMDAKVGDWVVTPRIGKPVEINALWYNALVCMSEFARQLNLPADDYRELAERARAGFQRFQNADNGGLFDVIDGPQGPDAAVRPNQIFAVSLPFSPLSAGAQAGVVALCGAELLTSYGLRSLSQAHADFRPHYVGGVWERDGAYHQGPVWPWLLGHYALAEYRVTGDADLAQSQLAPLQDHLLDAGLGTISEIFDGATPHTPRGAPAQAWSVACALEAWLRLERAKREQANISQQATEAATI; encoded by the coding sequence AGCCGAGCGCCGCGAATGGTGGTTGGCCAATGGCCTCGGCGCCTATGCCGCCGGCACCATCGCCGGCACGCTGACGCGGCGCTACCACGGCCTCTTGATCGCGCCCGTAAATCCGCCTCTGGGCCGGCATTTGCTGTTTGCGAAAGCCGAGGCGACGCTGAGCGATGGCGTAAACACCTGGCCGCTTTCCAGCAACCGCTGGGCCGGCGGCGCGATCGCGCCGCGCGGGTATCTGCATATCGAATCGTTTCATCTCGACGGCCGCATGCCGGTCTGGCGCTACGCGATCGGCGACAGCATCGTCGAGCAACGCATCTGGATGGAGCCCGGCGCCAACACGACCTACGTCGCTTTCCGCTCCGAGGGCAGACGCGGCCTGCGGCTGCAACTGAAGCTGCTGGTCAACGCGCGCGATCATCACGGCAACGCCCAACCCTGGCAGTTCAATCCGGTCATCGAAGCCGATGGGCGCGCTCTGCGCGTATTGCATCCGAACTGGTTCGCGCTGCATTTCCGCGCCCATGGCGGGGCGCTTGCGAGCAGTGAGCAGGGCTCCCGCTTGCGGGATGCGAACGTCCGCGAGTCAAGCGCCGCGCCGCCCGCAAGAGTTGCATCCGCTGTCAGTTCCTCATCCGACGACAGGACGCCTGTTTCGGACTCCGGCGGCGCCTTTACGACGACACACGACTGGTTCGAAAATTTCGATCTCGCGCTGGAACAAGAGCGCGGCCTGCCGGCCAGCGATGCGCATCTGTGCGTCGGCGTCATCGACTTCGATCTGCAGCCCGGTGTGTGGATCGGTATCAGCGCGAGCCCCGACAAGCCGGCGTCGAACTATCTCGAGGAGGCGATGCGCCGCTTTCGCAATCACGACGCCGGCCTCTTGCGGCGCGCGAAAGTGTTGCTTCCCGAATGGCTAAGCGCGCCGGCGCGGCTCGATCAATTGCTGCTTGCCTCCGACACGTTTTTGTTTGCACGGCCGCTGCCGAACGTCCCGGCGGGCGAATCAATCATCGCCGGCTACCCGTGGTTCGGCGATTGGGGGCGCGACACCATGATCGCGTTGCCCGGACTGACGCTCGCGACCGGACGCTTTGAGAGCGCGCTCAATATCCTGCAAACCTTTGCGCGCTTCGTCGATCGCGGCATGTTGCCGAACGTGTTTCCGGGCGCCGGCGATAAGCCGGAATACAACACGGTCGATGCCGCGCTCTGGTATGTCGAGGCGTGGCGCGCGTACGTCGCGGCGACCGCGGATCGCGCCGCGTTGCGCGAAGTCTTCGGCGTGCTCGAAAGCATCATCCGCGCGCACCGCGATGGCACGCGTTATGGCATTGGCATGGACAGCGATGGCCTGCTGCGCGCCGGCGAAACAGGCGTGCAACTGACGTGGATGGACGCCAAGGTCGGTGATTGGGTGGTTACACCGCGCATCGGCAAACCGGTAGAGATCAATGCGCTCTGGTACAACGCGCTGGTCTGCATGAGCGAATTCGCGCGCCAATTGAATTTGCCGGCCGATGATTACCGCGAATTAGCGGAGCGGGCACGCGCGGGATTTCAGCGCTTTCAGAACGCGGATAACGGTGGCCTGTTCGATGTCATTGACGGCCCGCAAGGTCCTGACGCGGCGGTGCGTCCGAATCAAATTTTCGCCGTCAGCCTGCCGTTCAGCCCGTTGTCGGCGGGAGCTCAGGCTGGCGTCGTCGCGCTGTGCGGCGCGGAATTGCTGACTTCGTATGGCCTGCGCTCATTATCGCAAGCGCATGCGGATTTTCGACCGCACTACGTCGGCGGCGTCTGGGAGCGCGATGGCGCTTATCACCAGGGTCCGGTTTGGCCGTGGCTGCTCGGCCACTACGCACTTGCCGAATATCGCGTGACTGGCGATGCCGATCTCGCGCAATCGCAGCTGGCGCCGCTGCAAGATCATCTGCTCGACGCCGGACTCGGCACCATCAGTGAAATTTTCGATGGCGCGACTCCGCATACGCCGCGCGGCGCGCCGGCGCAAGCATGGTCGGTCGCGTGCGCGCTCGAAGCGTGGTTGCGGCTGGAGCGGGCGAAGCGCGAGCAGGCCAACATTTCGCAGCAAGCGACGGAAGCGGCAACGATTTAA